In Papilio machaon chromosome W, ilPapMach1.1, whole genome shotgun sequence, a single genomic region encodes these proteins:
- the LOC123723154 gene encoding axoneme-associated protein mst101(2)-like, giving the protein MASPKTQLPQEGTSGTAGGESLPVASAAGCPSYSGGGKDCLSNTNTTTTQARIMELIARDLDSEVTRRPSLDGAELKEVRVRLERVPIAASNAPRQRLPALSDTSDSDMEIEAPENRADRHPGQWGSLGRKRHLAAASGDTEVGPSPKVAGTRKGRGRPPTTGEYVGLAQAKRELAEATRRQLELEAEKDVAELTMGLRSTRAGVRLSETSASEIDDEDELGSVELGGQIELGAAAVAAVCDKSSNLKGTSKKALKEAVAQIRAASKRLMTRNINEETRLLRAANTRLQAEMAALKKEVAELKACMSQAGATPKPATVTCSQSPEEELENRILSRLSDRLNARIDGLEPRLNPEPRLRPALAHDRREAEARPPPASRPRHTPAETQAELPDERRPDPVQSGWIKVGAKGKKKAPTSSSAPAVASSSSAAAQSAHPGQKAKTKKKAAKKKGKAKKPETGRPLPPAPASMKETMASVVKRGLREKAPTTTRSAPTTKKKGQEKVRSSPKLRAPKTSAVVVTLHPTAVEKGVTYAKALAEAKQKVNLKDLEIESVRFKRAATGASIIEIPGATSAPKADLLAERLREVFGNGGDITVSRPTKMSEMIVAGLDDSVTKEEVTAAVAAKGGCAANCIKVGTLRQERSGLFAVWVSCPVEAAKRVVEGKLLVGWVSARVKLLERRELRCFKCLHSGHVKARCTAEVDRGLQCYRCGQLGHRAAECHAAPHCTLCAEAGKAANHLLGSKLCSAPKKRMFRRVFVASSASVQQAQPPPSGEVEMETENTTK; this is encoded by the coding sequence atGGCATCTCCCAAAACACAActaccccaggagggtacctCCGGCACCGCCGGGGGAGAATCCCTCCCCGTGGCTTCGGCCGCGGGCTGCCCCTCGTACTCTGGGGGGGGCAAGGACTGCCTTTCAAATACAAACACAACGACGACCCAGGCTAGGATTATGGAACTGATAGCAAGAGATTTGGACTCAGAAGTAACGAGGCGCCCATCACTGGATGGCGCCGAACTAAAGGAGGTGAGAGTGCGGCTGGAGCGCGTTCCGATCGCGGCGTCTAACGCCCCTCGACAGCGCCTACCGGCACTCAGTGACACGTCGGACTCTGACATGGAGATTGAGGCACCGGAGAACCGTGCAGACCGGCACCCTGGACAATGGGGGAGTCTTGGTCGAAAGCGACATCTAGCCGCCGCATCAGGCGATACAGAGGTGGGACCCTCGCCCAAAGTGGCAGGAACAAGGAAGGGCCGTGGACGGCCGCCTACAACAGGAGAGTACGTTGGGCTCGCCCAGGCGAAGCGGGAGTTGGCAGAGGCCACCCGTCGCCAACTCGAATTGGAAGCGGAGAAGGACGTCGCCGAGCTTACGATGGGGTTGCGGTCGACCAGAGCGGGGGTCCGACTATCAGAGACCTCCGCATCTGAAATAGATGACGAAGACGAGCTGGGCTCGGTAGAATTAGGAGGGCAAATAGAGCTTGGCGCAGCGGCAGTGGCGGCCGTCTGCGACAAATCAAGTAACCTTAAAGGAACATCTAAGAAGGCGCTCAAGGAGGCGGTGGCCCAGATTCGGGCGGCGTCCAAGCGCCTGATGACACGGAACATCAATGAGGAGACGAGACTCCTGCGAGCGGCCAACACCCGCCTACAGGCGGAGATGGCCGCACTAAAGAAGGAAGTGGCGGAATTGAAGGCGTGCATGTCGCAGGCGGGGGCTACACCTAAACCCGCCACAGTGACATGCTCGCAATCACCAGAGGAGGAACTGGAGAACCGGATCCTAAGCAGGCTTTCGGACCGGCTCAACGCTCGAATAGACGGGCTAGAGCCGCGCCTGAATCCGGAGCCTCGCCTAAGACCGGCACTGGCTCATGACAGACGCGAGGCGGAAGCCAGACCACCCCCGGCAAGCCGTCCACGCCACACACCGGCTGAGACCCAGGCAGAACTGCCCGACGAGCGTCGCCCGGATCCGGTCCAATCGGGCTGGATCAAGGTCGGCGCCAAAGGAAAAAAGAAGGCGCCGACCTCTTCTTCAGCGCCGGCCGTCGCTTCTTCTTCTTCCGCCGCGGCCCAATCTGCCCATCCGGGCCAAAAGGCGAAGACGAAAAAGAAGGCCGCTAAAAAGAAGGGCAAGGCCAAGAAACCAGAGACGGGACGTCCCCTCCCGCCGGCGCCTGCTTCCATGAAGGAGACCATGGCGTCGGTGGTTAAGAGGGGCCTGAGAGAAAAGGCGCCGACTACCACCAGATCGGCGCCCACGACGAAGAAGAAGGGGCAAGAGAAGGTCAGGTCCTCGCCTAAGCTGCGGGCCCCCAAGACCTCGGCAGTCGTGGTGACCTTACATCCCACGGCCGTGGAGAAGGGGGTCACATACGCCAAGGCTCTCGCTGAGGCGAAACAAAAAGTGAACCTCAAGGACCTAGAAATTGAGAGCGTCCGCTTCAAGCGGGCGGCAACCGGGGCGTCCATCATCGAAATCCCCGGTGCCACTAGCGCGCCAAAGGCGGACCTCCTCGCGGAGAGGCTTCGCGAGGTCTTTGGGAACGGAGGCGACATCACCGTCTCCCGTCCAACTAAAATGTCGGAGATGATAGTGGCGGGACTAGACGATTCCGTCACAAAAGAAGAAGTCACAGCCGCGGTCGCGGCTAAAGGTGGATGCGCGGCAAACTGTATTAAAGTTGGCACACTCCGCCAGGAGAGGTCCGGTCTATTTGCCGTGTGGGTTTCCTGCCCCGTTGAAGCCGCCAAGAGGGTGGTTGAGGGGAAGCTCCTCGTCGGATGGGTCTCGGCCAGGGTGAAGCTCCTTGAACGAAGGGAGCTAAGGTGCTTCAAGTGCCTTCACTCTGGCCATGTCAAGGCGCGGTGTACTGCGGAGGTCGACCGGGGGCTTCAGTGCTACCGGTGCGGCCAGTTGGGACACCGCGCCGCAGAGTGTCATGCTGCCCCCCACTGCACACTATGTGCGGAGGCCGGGAAGGCAGCCAACCATCTCTTGGGGAGCAAGTTATGCTCGGCCCCCAAGAAAAGGATGTTCAGGAGAGTGTTTGTTGCGAGCAGCGCCAGCGTGCAACAGGCACAACCACCACCGAGCGGTGAAGTAGAGATGGAGACCGAGAACACCACAAAATGA
- the LOC123723153 gene encoding uncharacterized protein LOC123723153, protein MARGPHPVVQRRLPVSDNAGQNEMADSKTELPQEGTAGYASGESLPEVNLTSGRPSYSGGAKGCHTTTARKTELTLASESDLSIRKGRKEWTKRGGEKTGKDQAEEDESSDAEHQSVSEISRMSGISGLSSSDSDSTVEGIKDAEEGKKTASTTPRIVLRFAAKMPKKRALKGDEAATPVAVKVSTAARGRPRRPGAHTTYLQEARAQMAEERESGAGGSNPPPYRPPCLPPRDPSEPRCSQPAAATIEALAAKALLNVAAIQGEVKKSGNIKGTVLGQINRATKGVIEAVEELRSITPQEEQRRLRAENARLAREVELIRAELKAFKEAYSESQKKAAATPRETPLAREESVETVLRGALEEMRRDLLESVGGMVNARLGDLETRLPPEPVVRPPLQADRHHPPPPRPVARPNLVASATKTVEVRPAQAPVAKAGPAPKPKRKISKTGPAAPPPPPSAGGGGSTGKATKAKTGATEPAPQTSGGEEVQWSKVVGRKAAKKKKAPARAPPAAQVHPVRTQRAAPPPKAVKIVAPKTAAITVTLKPGATITNAEGQVSEAKYTDVLAKAKAEICLRDLGLETVKVRTSMTGSKLMEVGGNTPEETADRLAAELTRVIGSWADIARPSKLADLRVSGLDETVTREEVAARLATAGGCHPDAVRVGLIRSSFWGGGSALVRCPAAAAKAVAQIGKVAIGWSMATITAVRARPLRCFKCMQLGHTRALCPSEAEDGRLCFRCGQEGHKRAACEAPVNCAVCKRTGCPHAHVMGGAKCTPPTMRGKARSTGPPPAPRTQPPSGPQQQPEEERMQVS, encoded by the coding sequence ATGGCTAGGGGACCTCACCCTGTAGTACAAAGGCGGCTTCCGGTGTCCGACAACGCCGGACAAAATGAAATGGCAGACTCCAAAACAGAAttaccccaggagggtaccgCTGGCTACGCCAGCGGAGAATCCCTCCCAGAGGTCAACCTGACCTCTGGCCGGCCCTCGTATTCTGGGGGGGCCAAAGGATGCCACACGACCACTGCACGCAAAACGGAACTGACCTTAGCAAGCGAATCGGATTTGTCGATCAGGAAAGGAAGGAAAGAGTGGACAAAGAGAGGAGGAGAAAAGACAGGGAAAGACCAAGCAGAGGAAGATGAGTCGAGCGACGCCGAACATCAATCGGTGTCCGAGATTTCCAGGATGTCTGGGATATCCGGACTATCTTCCTCAGACTCGGATAGCACCGTCGAAGGAATAAAGGACGCAGAGGAAGGGAAGAAGACCGCCTCTACGACGCCGAGGATTGTCCTCCGATTTGCGGCCAAAATGCCGAAAAAGAGGGCACTCAAAGGTGACGAAGCGGCGACCCCGGTCGCCGTGAAAGTGTCCACGGCGGCAAGAGGCCGTCCTAGAAGACCAGGGGCCCACACCACCTATCTACAGGAGGCAAGAGCACAGATGGCGGAGGAGAGGGAGAGTGGAGCAGGCGGCTCGAACCCCCCCCCCTACCGTCCTCCTTGCCTCCCGCCCAGGGACCCATCGGAGCCGAGGTGCTCCCAGCCGGCGGCGGCAACTATTGAGGCCCTTGCCGCTAAAGCCCTCCTGAATGTGGCCGCCATTCAGGGGGAGGTGAAGAAAAGCGGTAATATTAAGGGCACCGTATTGGGCCAGATAAACCGGGCCACAAAGGGGGTGATTGAGGCGGTGGAGGAGCTCCGCTCAATCACCCCCCAAGAGGAACAACGCAGACTCCGCGCGGAGAACGCCAGACTGGCGAGAGAAGTCGAACTcatccgcgcggagttaaaagcGTTTAAGGAAGCATACTCGGAGTCGCAGAAGAAAGCGGCCGCGACTCCGAGGGAGACTCCTCTGGCCCGGGAGGAGAGCGTGGAAACCGTGCTCAGGGGCGCCCTCGAGGAAATGAGGCGCGACCTTCTAGAGTCCGTAGGCGGGATGGTCAATGCCCGCCTAGGAGACCTAGAAACGCGTCTCCCCCCTGAGCCGGTGGTCAGACCGCCTCTCCAGGCGGACAGGCAccacccgccgccgccgcgccctgTGGCCCGGCCCAATTTAGTGGCAAGTGCCACCAAAACCGTGGAGGTTCGACCGGCCCAGGCCCCTGTGGCCAAAGCCGGTCCAGCACCGAAACCGAAGCGGAAAATCAGCAAGACCGGACCGGCCGCCCCTCCCCCCCCTCCATCTGCCGGCGGAGGAGGAAGCACAGGGAAGGCCACAAAGGCGAAAACCGGAGCCACTGAACCCGCCCCCCAAACATCCGGGGGCGAAGAGGTCCAGTGGTCAAAAGTGGTCGGCCGAAAGGCCGCCAAAAAGAAGAAGGCTCCGGCTAGGGCCCCGCCCGCTGCACAGGTTCATCCTGTAAGAACGCAGCGGGCTGCCCCCCCCCCCAAAGCGGTAAAGATCGTGGCCCCCAAGACGGCGGCCATCACCGTCACCCTCAAACCGGGGGCCACGATCACCAACGCCGAAGGACAGGTCTCTGAGGCCAAATATACCGACGTCTTGGCCAAGGCCAAGGCGGAAATCTGCCTCAGAGACCTCGGCTTGGAGACGGTCAAAGTACGGACAAGTATGACCGGCTCCAAGCTGATGGAGGTGGGGGGGAACACCCCAGAGGAGACGGCCGATCGCCTGGCTGCTGAATTGACAAGGGTCATCGGCAGCTGGGCGGACATCGCGCGCCCGTCCAAGCTCGCGGACCTCCGGGTCTCGGGCTTGGACGAGACGGTAACGCGCGAGGAGGTGGCAGCCAGACTGGCAACAGCTGGAGGCTGCCACCCCGATGCCGTCAGAGTGGGCCTCATCAGGTCCAGCTTCTGGGGTGGGGGCTCTGCCCTTGTGAGGTgtccggcggcggcggcgaaaGCCGTCGCTCAAATAGGGAAGGTGGCCATAGGGTGGAGCATGGCCACCATCACTGCGGTGAGGGCCCGGCCGCTGCGGTGTTTTAAATGCATGCAGCTGGGCCACACCCGGGCCCTATGCCCGTCGGAAGCGGAGGATGGTCGCCTCTGCTTCCGATGTGGCCAAGAGGGCCACAAGAGGGCCGCGTGCGAGGCGCCTGTCAATTGCGCCGTGTGCAAAAGGACAGGCTGCCCGCACGCCCACGTCATGGGGGGGGCTAAATGCACCCCCCCCACCATGAGGGGGAAGGCCCGCTCCACCGGCCCTCCCCCTGCGCCAAGAACGCAGCCGCCGTCCGGGCCCCAACAACAGCCCGAAGAGGAACGTATGCAGGTGTCATAA